Part of the Janibacter alkaliphilus genome is shown below.
ATCTTCTGCTCCTGGCCGGTGCCACGGTCCTTCGCCGAGACGTTGACGATGCCGTTGGCGTCGATGTCGAAGGTGACCTCGACCTGCGGCACGCCGCGGGGCGCCGGGGCGATCCCGCTCAGCTCGAAGGTGCCCAGGTTCTTGTTCTGCTGGGCGATCTCGCGCTCGCCCTGGAAGACCTGGATGAGCACGCTCGGCTGGTTGTCCTCGGCGGTGGAGAAGACCTCGGAGCGCTTGGTCGGGATGGCCGTGTTGCGCTCGATGAGCTTGGTGAAGAGGCCGCCCTTGGTCTCGATGCCGAGGGAGAGCGGGGTGACGTCGATGAGCAGCACGTCCTTGCGCTCACCCTTGAGCACGCCGGCCTGCAGGGCCGCGCCGAGGGCGACGACCTCGTCCGGGTTGACGCCCTTGTTGGGCTCCTTGCCGGTCATCTCCTTGACGAGGTTGCTCACCGCGGGCATGCGGGTGGAGCCGCCGACGAGGACGACGTGGTCGATCTCGCCGATGGAGACCCCGGCGTCCTTCATGACGTTCTCGAAGGGCTGCTTGGTCCGGTCGAGCAGGTCCTTGGTCATCTGCTCGAACTGGGCGCGGGTGAGGGTCTCGTCCAGGTGGATCGGGCCGTTCTCGCCCATCGAGAGGTACTGCAGGTTGATCGAGGTGGAGGTGGAGCTGGAGAGCTCCTTCTTCGCCTGCTCGGCGGCGTCGGTGAGCCGCTGCATGGCGATCTTGTCCTTGGACAGGTCCACGCCCGTGCTGTTCTTCACCTGGGTGAGCAGGTGCTGCACGATCCGCTCGTCCCAGTCGTCACCGCCGAGCTGGTTGTCGCCGGAGGTGGCCTTGACCTGGATGGTCGCGAAGCCGTCCTCGGCGTCCTTGCCCACCTCGAGGAGGGAGACGTCGAAGGTGCCGCCACCGAGGTCGAAGACGAGGATCTGCTCGTCCTCCTTGCCCTTGTCCAGCCCGTAGGCGAGGGCGGCCGCAGTGGGCTCGTTGACGATGCGCAGGACGTTCAGCCCGGCGATCTCACCGGCCTCCTTGGTGGCCTGGCGCTCGTGGTCGTCGAAGTAGGCCGGCACGGTGATGACCGCGTCGGTGACGTCCTCGCCGAGGTAGGACTCGGCGTCGCGCTTGAGCTTCTGCAGCGTGCGGGCGCTGACCTCCTGCGCGGTGTAGGTCTTGCCGTCGATGTCCTCGCTCTTCCAGTCGGTGCCCATGTGGCGCTTGACCGAGCGGATGGTGCGGTCGGCGTTGTTGACGGCCTGGCGCTTGGCGATGTCGCCGACGAGCACCTCGCCGCCCTTGGAGAAGCCGACGACGGACGGGGTGGTGCGACCGCCCTCGGCGTTCGCGATGATCGTGGGCTCGCCGCCCTCGAGGACGGCGACGGCGGAGTTGGTGGTACCGAGGTCGATGCCGACGGCACGTGCCATGTGGGTGTCTCCTTCGTGTTCGCGGCGCCGGACGGGTCTCGCCGGGCCGGGGTTGAGTCCTTGACGCTCAATCTAGGAACCGGGGCGAGCGTGCGCAAGTCCACGGCTGGAAAGTTGAGTTCACTATGCTCAACTCTTGGGTGGCGGAGTTTGTTCCCGGGGGCGCTGGTCAGTCCTCGTCGAGGTAGCGCAGCACCCGCGCCGGCACCCCGGCGACGACCGCCCGGGGCGGGACGTCCTTCGTCACGACGGCACCGGCGGCGACGATGGCACCGTCGCCGATGCTCACGCCGGGGGTGACGGTGACGGTCGCACCGAGCCACACCTTCTCGCCGATGGTCACCGCGGCCGGGGTCATGTCGGCCCGGCGGGAGGGCTGCTCACCGTGGTTGAGGGTGGTGATCGTCGAGCCGTGCCCGATGAGCGATCCTGGGCCGATGGTGATGCCACCGGTGTCCTGGAAGCGGCAGCCGATGTTGATGAAGACGTCCTCGCCGAGCACGAGACCCTTGCCGAACTCGCTGTAGATCGGCGGGAAGACCGCCACCGACTCCGGCACCTCCCGCCCGGTCAGCTCGCTCAGCAGCGCCCGCAGCTCCTCCGGGGTGACGTAGCCGGAGTTGATCCGGGCGGTCACCTGCAGCGCCTCCTGGCTGGCGCCGTGCATGAAGCGATGCATCGGCGAGCCGCCGGCGATGGTCTCGCCGCGGGCGACGTGCGCCTGGAACTCCTCAAGGGTGGGCAGCTCGTCGGTGGGGTCCGGGGCGGTCCGTGCGTCGTCGGTCATGCCCCGATCCTGGCAGTCGCCTCCTCGGGAAGGGCGCCGTCCGGCGCCGCGGCGTCGGCCGTCCCGCGCGACCCGAGTCCCTGCAGCAGCAGCCCGAGCAGCAGCAGACCCACGCCGACGGCGCTGAGCAGGCTGAGGCGTTCGTCGAGCACGCTCACCCCGAGCAGGGTGGCGACGACCGGCTCGGCGAGCATGAGCGTGGTCACCGGCCCGGCCGGCAGCCGGGAGAGCCCGCGGACGAAGAGCAGGTAGCCGAGGGTGATCGTCACCAGCCCGAGGTAGAGCGCCAGCGCGACCCCCGACGGCGCGGCCAGCCAGCCGGTGGGCTGGGTGAGCAGCACCGGCACGAGGACCAGGCCGCCGAGGCCGAAGGCGGAGGCCATCACCGTGGCCGGCCGGTGCCCGCCGTCGAGCTGCCGCTTGGCGATGACCGTGTAGCCCGCGTAGGCCGCCGCCGAGACCAGGGCCAGGCCGACGCCGAGCGGGTCGATCTGCCCTCCCCCTTCGCCGCCCCCGACGAGCAGCACGAGCCCGGCCAGGCACAGCCCGGTCGCGGCCAGCCACACCCCGGTCGCGCGCTCGCCGAGGAGGAGCAGGGCGAGCAGCCCGGCCAGCACCGGACCGAGGCCGATGGTGACGAGCGTGCCGACGGCCACCCCGGTCTGCGCGACCGCGGCGAAGAAGCACACCTGGTAGAGCGCCGCGAAGACCCCGGCGGCGACGCCGCTCGGGGTGCGCCACAGCGGCAGCACCTCGCGCGGGTGCCCGCCGAGCAGCGGCAGCACGGCGAGCAGCGCGAGGCCGCCGACGACGAGCCGCGCCGAGGCGATGCTCAGCGAGGTCGCGCCCTCGGGGGCGAGCGCCTGCGTGGTGCCGGTGGTGCCGAAGAGGACCGCGCAGAGCAGCACCGCGCCGACGGCGCCCGCACCGCCCTTCACGCGGCGTCCAGCAGCTGCTCGACCAGCCGCCGGGCGTGCTGCAGCCGGGCCGGGTCGGACTCCAGCCCGGCCCGGACCGTGGCGCCCTCGAGGACGAAGGCGATGTGCTCGGCGAGGTCGGCGGCGGCCGCGGCGTCTATCAGCTCGGCGAGGTCGTCGGCGACGAGCCGCTCGACGTGCTCCTTGTGCCGACGCACCACCGCCCGACCGGGATCGCCCACCGGCAGCTCGGCGGCCGCGTTGAGCAGACCGCAGCCGCGGAACCCGTGCGCGTAGGCGCCCTCGGCGTGGTCGACGTAGGCGTCGACCACGGCCAGCACCCGTTCGCGCGGGCCGGCGGCCCCCTCCCGGCGGGCGGCGTAGAGCCCCAGCCACTCCTCGTGGCGCCGCTCCAGGTAGGCGGCGACGAGGTCCCCCTTCGAGGCGAAGTTGTTGTAGAGGCTCATCTTCGCCACCCCGGCCTCGGCGGTGATGGTGTCGATGCCGGTCGCGGTCACGCCGTCGGCGTAGAAGCGGGTCGCCGCGGCGTCGAGCAGGCGGTCACGGGCCGGGGTGCGGGGAGCCATGCACCGATACTAGGTAGATCTGTCTACCTAGGGCAAGAGTGGGATGCGGGTGCGGCGTCAGTCCCGCAGCAGCGGCAGCGCTCCCGGCGCGCGGAAGGCCTCGCCGCGCCCGGCCTGCAGCATCCCCCGGATGGCGGTGACGACGTGCAGCACCGAGACCAGCGCCCACAGCCCGAGCGGGATGAGGAACCAGCCGGACATCTCCAGGTCGCGGGTGTCCACCATGTAGAGCGCGAAGAAGTGACCCCCGACGAGCAGCACGGTCGCCGCGAGGTAGGTGATCCCCCAGTTGGCGGCGCCGGTGCCGTTCGCCCGCGCCAGGCCGCCCGAGCTGCGCTGCAGCACACCGGAGACCGCCATGCCCGCTCCGGCGAGCACCGAGCCGAGGAAGGGCAGGCAGGCCAGCACGACGAGGCCGACCGCCCAGGACTGCATCCCGCTCGGCGGCCGGTGCGGGACGGGACCGGCCGGGGTCTGCGGGTACGGCGGCGGGGAGTCGGCGGGGGTGCTCACGGCGGGCGAGTCTACGAAGGGGCCGCGGCCTTGGCCGGGGCCGTCTCACGTGCGGCCAGCCAGGGCAGCGCCGCGAGCAGGGTCACCGCCCCGGTGACCGCGAAGGCGACCTCGAAGCCCCAGACGTCGGCGACCACCCCGATGAGCACCGGCCCGAGGATCGCTCCCGCGTCCTGGGCCATCTGCGCCGAGGCGAGCACCGACCCGCCGGAGCGCTCGTTGCCGACGACGTCGGCGATCGCCGCCTGCTGGGCCGGGTTGAGCAGCCCGGCCCCCGCACCGGAGACGACGCTGAGGACGAGCAGCACGACGGTGTCGTGGGCCAGCCCGAGCACGCCGAGCCCGAGCGCGCTCACCACGAGCCCGGCGAGGACCAAGGGTCGCCGACCGAGGGTGTCGGCCAGACGGCCGGAGACCTGCAGCGCGAGCGCGGTCCCGAGCGCGGCCAGCGCGAGCGCCGCACCGGCCACCCAGGTCTGGTCGGTGACCGCGACGGCCAGCTGCGGCAGCACCGCCACCCGGACCCCGAAGTTGCCCCAGCCGTTGGCGAAGAAGGAGGCCAACGCGGCCCGGTAGGCGCTGTCCCCCAACGCCTCCCGGGTGGTCACCGCCGGCCCGCGGCTCTGGTCGGGCGCGGCCCGCAGCGGGGTGCCGCGCAGCGAGATCCCGACCAGGGAGGCGGCGATCAGCAGCGCCACCCCGTAGACGACGAAGGGGACCCGGATCCCGATCTCGGCGAGCGCGCCGCCGAAGACCGGGCCGAGCATGCCGCCGATGAGGAAGGCGCTGCCGTACATCGAGGAGACCCGACCCCGGATCTGCGGCGGGGCGACCCGGACGAGCAGCGCCATCGCCGAGACGGTGAAGAGCGTCGAGCCGATGCCGCCCAGCCCGCGGAAGAGCAGCAGCTGCCAGTAGGACTGGGCGAAGGCGGAGACACCCGTCGAGACCGCGACGATGACCAGGCCGACGAGGTAGACCGGCCGCTCCCCCAGCCGCGAGACCAGCGCCCCGCCGGCCGGGGCGAAGACCAGCCGGAAGAAGGCGAAGGCGGAGACCACCACCGAGGCCGCGGCGACCCCGACGTCGAAGGTGCGGGCGAACTGGGGCAGCACCGGCGAGATGAGCCCGTAGCCGATCGCGATGACGAAGGCGGCCGCGACGAGCACCCAGATCTCGCGAGGGATCGGCGGTCGCGCCGTGCTGGTCGTCGTGGTGCCGGTCGTGCTCACTTCGTCACTCTGTCATCTGCTCCTTCCCGAACAAACTGCTGCTGGCAGCAGCTCGTTCAGTCAGCAGCAGCTCGAGGTGCTGCTGGCTCGCGAAACTGCTGCTGGCAGCAGTTTCGTTGGCCGCCCTGCCCTGCCCCGCTCACCCAGCTACGTCGCGGGACCGGGTGGAGCTGCCGGTAGGTGTGGCCATGCACGACCGAGCCCCAGCCCCTCAGGAGTCGAAGCCCACCCCGAAGCGGTCCATCGTCGCCAGCAGCGGCCCGCGGCGCCCGGTGCGGTCGGCCCGGGCGAGCGCGCCCCGGGTGGCCCGTACCGCCGCCCAGCGCAGCGGTTCCGGCGGGAAGGGGACCGGCGGCCGGCGCACCATCGCCAGCGAGGTCCGTTCGCTCTCCACCCCGTCGACGAGGTCGAGGGCCACCCGCGCCCCGAAGCGGGTGGAGACCACCCCGAGCCCGGTGTACCCGATGGCGTAGGCGACCCGGCCGCCGAGCGCCCGACCGAAGACCGGGGTGAAGCGCGAGGTGGTGTCGATGACCCCGGCCCAGCGGTGCGTGAAGCGCACCCCCTCCAGCTGCGGGAAGAGGGTGAGGAAGTGCTCGGCGAGCAGCGCGTGCGAGTCCCCGGCCTGCTCCAGCGCGGGATCGATCCGCCCGGGGAAGTGGTAGTTGGCGTCGTAGCCGCCGAAGAGCACGCGGTCGTCCAGGGTCCGCCGGTAGTAGTGGAACTGGTTGCCGGCGTCGGTCAGCCCCTCCCGCCCGCTCCAGCCGACCTGCGCCAGCTGGGTCGCCGACAGCGGCTCGGACATGAGCACGTGGTCGTAGACCGGCAGGGTGAAGAGGGCCGACCGGCGCAGCAGCCCGCGGAAGGCGCCGGTGCCGAGCACGACCTTGTCGGCGCGGATGCTCCCCCACCGGGTGCGCACCTCCACCCCGGTCCCGGCACGCTCCAGGCCGAGCACCTCGGTGCCCTCGTGGATCTGGGCGCCGAGCCGCTCGGCGTGCGCGGCCAGCCCCCAGGCGAGCCGCGCCGGGTCGACGAGCCCGACGCTCGGGTCGCGCATCCCGGCCAGCGGCAGCGGGGAGTCCACCACCGCCCGGCAGGCGTCCACGTCGAGCAGCTCGGCCTCGATGCCGTGCTCCCGGTGCTCGGCGACCGCCTCGGCCAGGTCGTCCACCTCGTGCTCGCGCAGCGCGAAGGTCACCTCGCCGGGGGTGTGCACCTCGGCGTCGATCCCGGCGCCGTCGATGCTCGCGTGCCAGCCGGCGAGGTTCTCCGCCTCGAGCCGGCGGATCGTCGGCATGTCCTGCGGCCACAGCCCGAGCCCCTGGGCGAGGCCGTGGGTCAGCGAGGGCGAGGCGAAGCCGCCGTTGCGCCCGGAGGCGGCGATCGCCACCGGTCCACCGTCGAGCACGACGACCCGTCGTCCGGGGTTCTCCTCCAGCGCCTGCACCGCGGTCCACAGCCCGGTGTAGCCGGCGCCGACGACGACGAGGTCGGCGCGGTGACCGCCGCCGGTCAGCGGCGGCCGCGGGTCCGGCCGCAGCTGCGGCCGGTCGGTCCAGTAGACCGCCGGGCGGGCGTCGGCGAGCGCCCGCTGCGCCCGGGCGGTCGGGTGGGTCTCGACGAAGGGGGAGCTCACTGGCCCGGTCCCGCCGGCCCGAGGGCCGCGCGGGCGACCTCGTCGGAGACGTTCTCCCAGCCCCGGCGACGGAAGTACCCCTTCGCGTAGCTGAGGCGGGCGCCGACCATGAGGACCAGGCCGAGGACGAAGATCAGCACGGCCATCGCCAGCGGTGCGCCCATCCCGAGGATCGAGGCCTCGGTGTAGGACTCGGCCGGATCGGCGTACTCGCGCACCGCGGCGACCATGAGCACGAAGAGGACCACCGCACCGATCACCGGTGCCAGCCCGACGAGCAGGAAGGCGCGCACCGACCGGCGCAGCTCACGCCGCCAGTAGATCGCGCAGGCGACCCCGGTGAGCGCGTAGTAGAAGGCGACGACGATCGACAGCGCGGAGAGCGAGTCGAAGAGGAAGTTCTGCGAGATGAGCGAGCCGCCGACGTACCAGACGATGGCGGCGATGCCGATCACCCAGGTGCCGAAGGCGGGCGTCCCGTACTCCGGGTGCACCTCGCGGAAGCGCTGCGGGAAGGCGCCGGCGACGGCCATCGACAGCGACCCGCGGGAGGCCGGGAGGATGGTCGTCTGGGTCGAGGCCAGCCCGGAGGTGATGATCGCCAGCACGAGGATCCAGCCGAAGGGCCCGAGCACCATGTCGCCGAGCACCCCGAAGAGCGCCTCGTCGTCGTCGTACTCCTCGAGGGTGCCCAGGCTGATCGTGCCGAGCACGGCCACCG
Proteins encoded:
- the dnaK gene encoding molecular chaperone DnaK, translated to MARAVGIDLGTTNSAVAVLEGGEPTIIANAEGGRTTPSVVGFSKGGEVLVGDIAKRQAVNNADRTIRSVKRHMGTDWKSEDIDGKTYTAQEVSARTLQKLKRDAESYLGEDVTDAVITVPAYFDDHERQATKEAGEIAGLNVLRIVNEPTAAALAYGLDKGKEDEQILVFDLGGGTFDVSLLEVGKDAEDGFATIQVKATSGDNQLGGDDWDERIVQHLLTQVKNSTGVDLSKDKIAMQRLTDAAEQAKKELSSSTSTSINLQYLSMGENGPIHLDETLTRAQFEQMTKDLLDRTKQPFENVMKDAGVSIGEIDHVVLVGGSTRMPAVSNLVKEMTGKEPNKGVNPDEVVALGAALQAGVLKGERKDVLLIDVTPLSLGIETKGGLFTKLIERNTAIPTKRSEVFSTAEDNQPSVLIQVFQGEREIAQQNKNLGTFELSGIAPAPRGVPQVEVTFDIDANGIVNVSAKDRGTGQEQKITISGGSALSKEEIDRMVQEAEAHADEDKKRREELEARNTAENLVYSTEKFLSESGEKLTDDQRKPVDDALADLKDALKEDSGASAEDISAKVDTLNEESQKMGAALYASQAEEGAGEQTAGAEDAAGGDQAASGDDDIVDAEVVDDDDDEEKK
- a CDS encoding DapH/DapD/GlmU-related protein → MTDDARTAPDPTDELPTLEEFQAHVARGETIAGGSPMHRFMHGASQEALQVTARINSGYVTPEELRALLSELTGREVPESVAVFPPIYSEFGKGLVLGEDVFINIGCRFQDTGGITIGPGSLIGHGSTITTLNHGEQPSRRADMTPAAVTIGEKVWLGATVTVTPGVSIGDGAIVAAGAVVTKDVPPRAVVAGVPARVLRYLDED
- a CDS encoding EamA family transporter; the protein is MKGGAGAVGAVLLCAVLFGTTGTTQALAPEGATSLSIASARLVVGGLALLAVLPLLGGHPREVLPLWRTPSGVAAGVFAALYQVCFFAAVAQTGVAVGTLVTIGLGPVLAGLLALLLLGERATGVWLAATGLCLAGLVLLVGGGEGGGQIDPLGVGLALVSAAAYAGYTVIAKRQLDGGHRPATVMASAFGLGGLVLVPVLLTQPTGWLAAPSGVALALYLGLVTITLGYLLFVRGLSRLPAGPVTTLMLAEPVVATLLGVSVLDERLSLLSAVGVGLLLLGLLLQGLGSRGTADAAAPDGALPEEATARIGA
- a CDS encoding TetR/AcrR family transcriptional regulator, which translates into the protein MAPRTPARDRLLDAAATRFYADGVTATGIDTITAEAGVAKMSLYNNFASKGDLVAAYLERRHEEWLGLYAARREGAAGPRERVLAVVDAYVDHAEGAYAHGFRGCGLLNAAAELPVGDPGRAVVRRHKEHVERLVADDLAELIDAAAAADLAEHIAFVLEGATVRAGLESDPARLQHARRLVEQLLDAA
- a CDS encoding DUF4870 domain-containing protein, giving the protein MSTPADSPPPYPQTPAGPVPHRPPSGMQSWAVGLVVLACLPFLGSVLAGAGMAVSGVLQRSSGGLARANGTGAANWGITYLAATVLLVGGHFFALYMVDTRDLEMSGWFLIPLGLWALVSVLHVVTAIRGMLQAGRGEAFRAPGALPLLRD
- a CDS encoding MFS transporter, translated to MSTTGTTTTSTARPPIPREIWVLVAAAFVIAIGYGLISPVLPQFARTFDVGVAAASVVVSAFAFFRLVFAPAGGALVSRLGERPVYLVGLVIVAVSTGVSAFAQSYWQLLLFRGLGGIGSTLFTVSAMALLVRVAPPQIRGRVSSMYGSAFLIGGMLGPVFGGALAEIGIRVPFVVYGVALLIAASLVGISLRGTPLRAAPDQSRGPAVTTREALGDSAYRAALASFFANGWGNFGVRVAVLPQLAVAVTDQTWVAGAALALAALGTALALQVSGRLADTLGRRPLVLAGLVVSALGLGVLGLAHDTVVLLVLSVVSGAGAGLLNPAQQAAIADVVGNERSGGSVLASAQMAQDAGAILGPVLIGVVADVWGFEVAFAVTGAVTLLAALPWLAARETAPAKAAAPS
- a CDS encoding FAD-dependent oxidoreductase; the protein is MSSPFVETHPTARAQRALADARPAVYWTDRPQLRPDPRPPLTGGGHRADLVVVGAGYTGLWTAVQALEENPGRRVVVLDGGPVAIAASGRNGGFASPSLTHGLAQGLGLWPQDMPTIRRLEAENLAGWHASIDGAGIDAEVHTPGEVTFALREHEVDDLAEAVAEHREHGIEAELLDVDACRAVVDSPLPLAGMRDPSVGLVDPARLAWGLAAHAERLGAQIHEGTEVLGLERAGTGVEVRTRWGSIRADKVVLGTGAFRGLLRRSALFTLPVYDHVLMSEPLSATQLAQVGWSGREGLTDAGNQFHYYRRTLDDRVLFGGYDANYHFPGRIDPALEQAGDSHALLAEHFLTLFPQLEGVRFTHRWAGVIDTTSRFTPVFGRALGGRVAYAIGYTGLGVVSTRFGARVALDLVDGVESERTSLAMVRRPPVPFPPEPLRWAAVRATRGALARADRTGRRGPLLATMDRFGVGFDS